Genomic segment of Mytilus edulis chromosome 12, xbMytEdul2.2, whole genome shotgun sequence:
ATAACTATTATGTAAAGAgggtttaaaagtttaaaagtgtaTTGCGTAGAAAGGGAATTATTTTCTATCggtgtgatgtatatatattgtcGTCACATATAAAGTGTATCagtattttcattaaaatttgcaAGATGTTGTTGATAATTGATAGCCTGCCAACTGGCACGCAAATGGAATTGTTGTTCCATTGATTTCATAACCGATTGAAAACTAGTTGACACAATTCCactacatttatttatttgatcCTCTGACAATTTAACCTACCAAACTTCTTTTTCTCTTTGGTTCTGGACTGTTTTCCATGTCATCATCTGCGTTTATTCCTTCATCTTTTCCCAGGGGTCCAAAAAACATCCCCGTCGTCGTAGGGCAACTTTCACTCAAATGACTAGAGAGGGGTGGAGAGGGATCACTCCTGGGCTCGGAATGGAAGCCACTACTGTTAGCACTGCTAGACAACAAGTGGCActtttctgtttttaaaaaaaataagggttTATTATTTTTTGGCATATAAACTGCACATAAATACGTCAACATGtcttatttatgaaatttattatGTTCATAACATTAATTTTCAGTTTAAGTACGTACAATTGTACAAACGAACTTTTATCAAAGAGATATGTATTGCTTACATTTCGTTCACCAACAGAAGCAGCATATTCAACTAGAGGAAGACAGTTCAGGTAACTTAGGCATTTGGATATACACAGAATCATTGACAATACCTGTTAATGACCCATGGAAGTGTGGGGATACTGGACTGCATGACAAACTCGTTAACACCATTGCCGCGATATTTTCGTCCATTTCTACATCATCATCGGTTTGGCTGTTGTTCTGATCCTCTCCTTCAATGTTTGGACCTCTGTGTCTACTGAAAATAATATGTACAAATTGCCCGAATTGTATaaattcatatatacatgtatacatgtatttcaaatcacCTTCAAATTTCTCTATAATTTGATTTCTTTAGATTACCTtttcttacaaataaaaaaataaacgctttaatgagaaaaaaaaatatatatatatacaagtaaaaacaCATGCACGTGCATGTTCTAAAGAGTTATACAGCAGATATGCAGTTTCAGCAACGTGTGCCTCCCTGCTCTCCAGTTGGGACTGATatactattagtataatagtcccagtttCAAGTAGaagttttaaatgttaaaattgttaCATCATAAAGCTAGTATACACATGAAATGACCTACACCATGTACACACGTGCGCACATACCGGTATCCCCTAGTCACAATGTTAAATCTCCTCCTGGTTCCTATTATGGTGGATCGActgattttaacttttttcaaatctttgaaaataatGGGCTGACATAAATGCCAGTCATTTTTTCTTCCATCGAAAATCATTTTTGTGACCAATTGATGTAGTTTATCGGTACACTAATTTTGTCAATTAAAGGATGTTAACAGCgacttgtacatgtataatgtataatACCGTAAATGGCGTGTTTACTGAATTAATTTCATAACAGCAAGAAACCTACGTATTTCCTATTAGTTAATTATATAGTAAGCCGGTATTGTATTTTACGATTTTTATCAGCTAAATGAACTATATTTAGACACAGGCAATAACCTGTGAATAGGACATGATCAGGagtttaaatagatattatacAGACACAAAAGGATTTTCAGATAGAAAGTTTACTAAGCTTTACCAGATAAGGTGCTAAAAAAAACTTACAGTTTCGATGGTACATCTATCACGTGTGAAACTGTTCGGcttcttttgttttcatttgtgtTCAGTGCCAAGTCAGCAAGTTTCGAATAATCGGTATCTTGATCAACAAGTCTTGCCGATTTCCTACTTTCTATCAGTCTCAATTCGTCCGTTTTTCTTTCGATCTCCGATTCACCACCGTTTGACATTTTTACGTTAATAATCACAACGTCATGTTCTCTATCGTGATCAATGACAATTCCTGGGACCTCACGACCGTTCAAAGTTAAATAAAGTTTTTGGCCGTTCTTAAGTTTCACAGATGAGAGAGTTTGAAATCCAGGTCCAATTATTTCATTTGCACGGACTTCCTTCCTATGTCCATCGTCAAACTGTATGGCGTATGAGGGTCCAAATACCATACTTTCTTCAGCTGTGTAATTCTGGATGCTCCCAGGATAATAACGGCCATCTTGCCACAAAGCACTGATTTTTGTCCCTATAATAGACCGTTTTGCAAGTCTCCGATTGGTAAACATAGTTTCATATATAATAAATCATATATCcaacataaaaatatttagaaGTTAGCACTTAAAATGATATATTCATTGAATAATTTGTTGCTCAAAATCAGCTGTCAAATGTAAACATATGCCGGTCTTTCCACCGGTTTGTTATGGTGCTGTTAATAGGCGGAGCTTCACTGGGTATCAACAAAACCACATGATTTAACTACTGCGAGCTATTAGCTTAAAATCGCACACCTCCACAGTGTCATTGGATAACTCAAAATAGCAACAAGGTTAAGGACatacattaagaaatattttgacaaaaatgtatattttcgtGGATTCTGTTTGCATTTTCAAGTGATTTCAGATACATTGAATGATGAAAATGATACTCGCTACTCAGATTAATTGAAAATTAACGTAAAACTgctttaatttgatttgttttgtcagAACGCACCTGTCAATCAATTTCATCATGGTGTTTATGGAGATTATCATGTACTCCCGCCATGTTACTTACGTAATGAATTTCAgtaaatagaaaattattatttAGAAAAAGGGTTTTATGACTTCATTAAATGTCAGCTTAAACCATGAGACACGATGCATATAATGATATCTGTAAGTTTCGGGATGTAGATCTTCGTTAACTGTAAAAGACGAGGGGTAATTAAAGTAACTAGAACAGCCAAATTAAATCGGTCAAACATGTGACAACTGTCAAAGCGATAAACAATAAGCAAATCCCAGAGTTCATTGCAAAGATGTCAGCCTCCATGAAAGCAATTTTGCATCcaattttacattatttgtttttgtttttgtcagtTTACACATTGATGCACAGTGTACATTGTATATCAGAGGATATAACAGGTTGTTAAAAACTTAAGTTTGCACAAATTTAAGAACACCTACACCTAAAGTATTTGCTTTTTTTGCATAGAACTTTTGTAAAAATATGTGAAATTGGAAAACTTATTTTTCGTGTTTGCTATCTATGAGATAACTGTATTCtattttaaataaacattgaTGTTTTGAGGTCTATGACCTCTCAGTCCATGGTGGTTTCAGTCCAGTATTGCTGAATGCTGTActgtaatggtttttttttaattgttatattaataaaataaattctaCTCCACTACCAgaggtatcaggtccgttcgcgcccaatacactttcacaccctacatgttcgcaccttgcacgttcgcacccaatttAAAATCAAGttccagttgaataattagaaaaccatgattgttgttttaaattactTTGATATAAATACTGCATGTATTTAGCTTCGTAtgaataaaacattgaaaattttaaatgaaaaacacaaaagataattgtttgaTCTGAAACAATTAACTGACAAaaaagtatagcaatacactaaccaaaaatgattaaaatttaagatttattccccccaaaaaaattcccgttgtcagaatctcactttatttagaaacaatgattaaaaatattttaacaatacactatcgaaattaaacatgattaatatttattcaacacaaacaacacgttgtctcactttattttgagacaatgacaacaaatatactaATAGGAATACACTTGTCAAAACTTGGTTAtaaagttattaaacacaaaaccaataaaaattgggcgcgaacgtgtaggtTGCGAAAGTGAAAGGGAGCGAACGTGATCGGGCGCAAACGGACCCGGATTcactaccagagacatatatgagggggataggaggggtcctgatctcgaaatcccgggcttaaaaacacgacatcccgaaatcccggacttaaaaataAGAAATCCTGATGTCCCGAAATCCGagaaaaagaattcccagatcccaaaagggtcaatcccgaaatcccgagcttaaaaacacccgatcccggagtcctgataaaggtcctatcccccctcatatatGTCTCTGCCACTACCAACATGACCAATttacaaaatgatatatttgtatatttgattaGGTAATTAGATTAGCTAAGTGATAAGATTAGTgcctaagtaaaaaaaaaaaaaataacatcatcTTTCTATTTGCTCTCATAATACACAGTGAATAAATTAGTGTCAAATTAACTTTAAAGATATAAAGGCGAATTCCTATAGGTCAAAGACCAAAAatcttgtctttttttattttgtgaattACCTAAAAAGTGAATATGTGACCTAATCTGTAAATGTTATCATATTAAATATTGATCAGtagaccaaaaattaaaaaaaatatataaaaaataactgcTCTaagtaaaaatcataaaatcCTTATTTGCATGTAAAAAGTCTTATAAACTGTAAACTTCCCAcatgtgtaaaatcaaaataaaacctgtaaacatggtaaacctCCCTTGTAAAAACACATAAAGacttactttttaaattgttatttgtatggagagttgtctcattggcactcacaccacatcttcctatatctattttaaaagatgtaaatagtgtacataatgttgttgtgttatgattgttaatttattctttatttatttttttggtggtGGAACTGTTCGACATACGAAAGTATGGTTACCCTATAAAGGGTGTAAAGATccagagaagaagaagaagaacattGACAAAGGAATCTGTCTCATAATAAACCATTCAATGAGTTATATTTAATTTATCAAAACCAAACTGTTACCATTTCCTTTGCTTATCTCATTTTGTAAAGATCGTGTGGAGACATGTAGGCAGTTGCCTCCTATGGCAGGCAGACCCAAAAGAAATCTAAACTTTGGTAAAATGTTTATGATGATTTTAAAAAGCAATGAAGTAAATCAGGGTTTAAAAGGTCCATTTATATAACCTGAATAAAACGTCAATTCTATAAAAGTGCaataaagttattttttaaagaaatagctAAATCTACCAAGTCCTTATAATTACCGCCTCTAAggccaatttttttctttcttaaatacaGAGCCAAGATAAGGTTTATCATCCTGTTTTCTTGAAATTTAAGCTATTTTGCTccttttttttttgcctattgtttatttaaatttaagcaccccattattctttattaccgctgaaaattcagaaattattgcttgcactTACAGACTTTATCGCGTAATGGGAATCTGAGACACATGACTGGAGAATTTGCAACATTTGAACTATCTCTTTTCCTTTCATTTGAGGTGTCAGAATATTACTTTTTGACATCAAATTCAACAGGAACTTCTGTGATGTCCTGCTATTCCGGACAAAAAGTGTTAGTTTTTTTTGAGATtacaatgaacaaaaaatgtgaggtcaattatcatgattattgtgaTTTCAAGAAATGATGCATACAAATAATGctatcattttaaaaatacaagtTTACATTTTTGCAAAACCAAACCTGTTGCAATTTTTAGAACTAAATAACATTAATAATAACAATCGTTTCtgtttgtattatttttcttGAATCTTTAGTTAGTTAGCTTTTTATACGATCGCCAAAATTGTATCATGTTGTCGTTTTCGTAGTCCCGTCATTGTTGTCCTCGTCAGCATCGTTCGAAGACAGatagtttccggataataacttaagtatactataaatgaatagaaatcaataaaacgTTACCACAAGGTATATAACCACTTTTAATGTCAAaaattgatcacaatccaaattcagacagtatcaagcttgaatattgtgtccaaatttgccccaactgttcagggtttaacATCTGTGGTCCATCTGAGGCTGCGCTCAGCAAAACAGTTtattgtagtttccagacaataacttgtgtttaagtgtatgaatctctctgaaattataccacaagtttccatacttcAATGGGATGGTTTGGATTAACTTTGAGGGTTATGGCTAAAACCATTTAGTAATTAGGGGCAAACAAAGGGGAAcaacaagggtttttctggttaaaggacaattgagACAAcataaaagcagtgtaagggaggtaatccaaataaattt
This window contains:
- the LOC139498667 gene encoding zinc finger protein 704-like, translated to MFTNRRLAKRSIIGTKISALWQDGRYYPGSIQNYTAEESMVFGPSYAIQFDDGHRKEVRANEIIGPGFQTLSSVKLKNGQKLYLTLNGREVPGIVIDHDREHDVVIINVKMSNGGESEIERKTDELRLIESRKSARLVDQDTDYSKLADLALNTNENKRSRTVSHVIDVPSKLRHRGPNIEGEDQNNSQTDDDVEMDENIAAMVLTSLSCSPVSPHFHGSLTEKCHLLSSSANSSGFHSEPRSDPSPPLSSHLSESCPTTTGMFFGPLGKDEGINADDDMENSPEPKRKRSLGMTRTMFQCTWKGCGKVHNTESAIEKHVRTNHLGGKDSDSDMSDHEEEFYYTEIEVNVDNVTKTFSDMFTSSPPDHTYMDPVQYITDHDYQRKVDIPETKPETIDMKEHSYSHMHASSVPSGGYFPHQELTAPISMPQMKRSLSWQNSAVNLSPVSSAVSSPIRMTKLSPQDRLQQHQAQSPKSHMFGQSPKSAALHKKPRSEVRKCRKVYGMENREMWCTQCKWKKACSRFTD